The window AGTGATGTCTTTTTGGGTATCGAGACTGCGCATgagatatgtatattttttttcccatGCAGCATTTGAACATCTTAACAGCTCATTAAGGATAAGAAGACCACCGTGAACTCTATCTTCTTTTGTGATTCCCTTTTCTTTTATAGGTATTTCTTCAAATGAAGACATGGCCTCTTCATAACATTGCATATACCACTGAGGTTTAGCAGTGGATTGCTTTGCTGTTTCTCTTTGGGCTGTTACTACTAAGCCAGCTCTTAGAGCTTTTGCAGCCGCTTCCCTAATTTGCTGTTTAGGATCTTtcaaagcaattaaaatatgGTCAAAAAAACCTGAGACTTGTTGATAAAAGTATGTTGGCATAGCTATAGCCATTTCTTTTAACAATAACACAGCTGAATGGCGCCTACCCTCATTTCTCTCCTCTGACAACCATTCAAAAGCCCTTTTAACTTCAAACTCTACATACTCAGCTCTTTTTACTCCAGAAACAGTAGCAAGACGGCCTACTGTTTTAGCAGCTAGTTCCATTACACCCACATCAGAGGAAGGTAATAAGTTTCTCAAGTAATTAGCAAATCTTGTGATTCTTGTTTTAGTAGTATCACAATCACCTCCAATAAGGCAGACTATAAATAGAAAgacaatataagtattataaaaattaaagttattatgtgaaattaattaaaatgaaagattttaattaatttacttacctATAGCCAGCACTCCACCCTTTTTCTCATGGACATCATTACTAGAAACCATTTCGAATATTTGATGATTAAATTCATCTAGAAATTGAGTAAGCTCTTCTTGGGGTACTTCGCGAAGTTCGGTTTTAGCAAAATGGTATAGTTCGCGTGCCGTTTTTGTCTGAATATCCACATTTCTAGATTTTAATCCCGCGACGAAGGCGGTCACTTGATTAgacatttttagttaaataatattaatagctaaAAGAAAGACATTCTTTACGCattaaaattaaccttttaAAGGTTAATGCATAAGAagaaatcacttttaaaatgtaGGCTACGGCTACTGTAacagaaaacataaataaacacttaataTAATAGGTAAGCCTGAAGTGAAGTCGtaaggttatatttttattctgttatgTGCTATTTGACATTAGCCGTATTCTAAATTGTCATAACATAAACAGAGTCCACAACATTATGAAACAACAGCTATAGACAAGCTAgttaacaaaattgaaattaatataattctctcaataaatctacaaatattttcactttataaaataatatcaatgacaagtattatttaatgcaaataattaatatattaagttaaaaaatctttaataacatGTCAATTGTGTGTAAAAATATCTATGGTTAAATGACCGACATATCATTCTTTTGAAGCATCCTATTCTTTCTCTGTCGTTAAAGTACCTATGTACGGGCGGTCATCGTTAAAGATAtccgtataaattattaaatgaaggTGCTATAAGTGTTGATTTTATGCAAAATCTGTaggttataaattgttaaataatgatCTTGCTAGAGATCAATAATAGAATTATAGAAGAAACACTAtcagtcaaatataaaaatgcacTGGCGCGGTGAGTACGTTACGCTTAGAAAGTTTAcctgtttttattacaattgcaATCTTAATTAGTGCAACTAACAAAttgtatttactatattatcttatattacaTCTATTTTCGGTGCATATAAGATAATGGAAAAAATGTCCTATAACCCTTTTTGCAAGAAACTTGACAAATGTCAAATACTATTCTCACAGGGTGGGCCCACGTTGGCCGCGGAGTATGCTAAATTCGAACTGTATTGGCATTATGTCACCGTATCCACGATTAATATTTCACTAAAGTATGGCCTAAAAGTGACGTTATACACACCATATCAGCATGGATGAGTCATGTTGCTTGCTTGTACCTTGCGACTACTACGGAAATGTCTCATAAAATGTTTTCGGATTCCTCTAGTAGTAAACAATGTTACATTGCATATATGATTCGGATGAAATACCATAAAGTATAGAAATATACTAAACTTATTTAAGTATAAGagacaatttaaaagtttaattttattgtagttaatttaatactgttattatttattttcagcttAAAGCCTGAGTCTATAGATGTAACACTAGCAGATTTTGATGGAGTGCTGTTTCATATATCCAATGTCAATGGGGATAAAACCAAAGTTAGGGTAGGTGAAgcaatattatcaaaatgagTCATAGTGATAACAAACTACATTGTTCACagtaactgtttttaattaattataatatgttatggaagtaatacaatacaaaattatatattatagaaagatatatatatatatttattttatagtattttaccataatatttataaatacagtcaATGTTTACATAGTAAATGTAAATGTCTAAAAATTtcgtctttttatttatttttaaactgaatCTATTTTTAGGTTAGTATATCACTGAAGTTCTATAAGCAGTTAGAAGAGCATGGAGCAGATGAACTGCTTAAAAGGGTCTATGGGCCTTTACTCAGTGAACCTGAATCAGGTATGTTtacaattgatattaaaaaatatctttaaaacactaccttcatattaataaagtttaatttcaaagtaGATAAGAATGACTGAAAttgattatatacaataaactgCATTGAAAGAAAAACAATGCTAGTTGTATGGgctaaacaatataaatatatttttttttgttttttagtggagtgattaattaaataatgctgTCCTATTCTGAATGTTGACAATCATTTGATTTGTATCAATATgaacagaaagagataaatcttTAACTAAAATCAGTCAATAATGTCTATGAGTAAGGCCGTAGGCAGTGTAGAAAGTTTTAAcccaaattaatgaaaaatggaagaaaatatcaatttaatgtaGTGCCCTCTAATGTATTTGTTTGAGGTCACAGTATCCTACTACTGATTGATAGAAGGCAATACTTTCAACCCTATCAAATTAGTTTATAGATGATGTTCAACAGTGTCAATGTTTgtgttaaaaacatattaattgtattgcatgtatgtatataattcatattgcaTGTTACTAGATACAATTATAGTGTTTACTAGAGCGTATATTTCgtacatttaattaatgttgCTTACTTGTGTaactattatttctatttaaaacaaaagtacttataggtatgtataaagcattagtatgagtgatgTTCATGCTTACaagatgtgtgtgtgtgagtgagtgagttaaagagcaaaaaaatacaaatcaatttacCTTTGTCaagtttaacttatattttaatagattaattaatttaaggtgACAGGGCATGCCTAAGTGAGTAAATAGATCTATATTTGGTTAAAATCTTGAAATACCAGTAATTCTGCGGCAGTTAAGGagattattaaagttttaaatctctatttttaatatttacattattatcaaaCCCAAGCGTAGCTCATGTCCATTAATCAATTGCTCCACAAAAAATTTGCATAAAatgaagattatatatatttaaaatatgaaatgagtaaaataaataaattttatgcacACAAATTTTATGTTCAAAATGGTTTTTATTCACTGTGTTCGAGTtcaagatgttttaaaatttctttctaGAGCCAAGTCCACTACAAACTTctgtcaatttaaattttaaactttagttgatatttacaaattactcTTGTACAACATTTACGTCACTAAGGAACCatttgtttaattgtaataaagtatttattttacctcaataatattattcatatttattttacctcaatgaaattgaaattttaacataCAAAATGTTGCATTTTGTGCTcagtatttgtatttatcattGAAAAGATAAGATTAACtctgtacttaaaaatatatcctatGATAAGATTTCGgacatttgttttgtaaataacttgtgtaatgataataattggtCATATAGAACATTAttctgtttatatatgtaatagtatTCATGATATGATTTAATTGGcttctgtatattttaatataatagcatAGCAACTTAGTTTTGAGTAACAAAAAAATGCCATAGTAAACATTTTGCGTTAATCATTACACACATCACAtgcattatgttatttatatttggcaACTTGTCAAGTATACATCTGACTCAACAAGTCAGTTTAGttcattcataaataatcaaaatttatcttattcaagtaggattttacaagcacatttgaatcgtcattttacaaaattcttaaaatatttcttatattcaaaatacaaaattcagTAAAACTATTTCGGAATGTAGGTtctacaataaaatgttttaagatgAGATAGTCCAGTGGTTGAAACATTGGAATCTTAAAAGAAaattgctggttcaaacccgTGCAAGcaatactgaatttttatgtgtttgatttgtgtttataattcatctcatacttATCGAAAATAGGTGAAATCTGCATGTGGCAGATGGCATTTTTTCAGATTTAGATGTAGTTGAATAAGCTTGGATCTTATTCAACGACATTAAAACCTTCTCAGTATAAGAAGAGTCCTtacttttaatatgaaattgccattttatattaattttgacattCATTTTATTGCACCATGCAATGCAGTAACGATACACTTATCTAATGAAACGAGTAATTTTTGATGTTGTTAATAAACAGGTTACAATGTATCAATCCTGCTTGATATGGAGAACATTCCGGATGATTGGGAGGCGATTGTGAAAAAAGTGGGCTTGCTAAAGAGAAACTGCTTTGCATCGGTTTTTGAACGCTACTTCCGGCTGCAGGAGGATGGCGATGTGGGCCACAAACGTGCCGTCATTAACTACCGACAAGATGAGACCCTGTTAGTATGATGTTTTCTCATTTTTATTGAACAGTACTATTTCTTGTgaacaaatacattttgatgTGGCTAATTAAGTAATCAAGTATGCTAATAGTTGTTCTCAAAACAGAAAATACAGGTTGATGGCAGTTTTATTTTCTGTGAGTTTATACAAAATGTTCTTTAACatcattttatatgatatgttgaaaattattagttaatatatttcttttttttttcagatacgTAGAGGCACAAGAAGATCGCGTTACCGTGGTATTCTCTACAGTGTTTCGTCATGAGGATGATATAGTTATCGGCAAGGTGTTTATGCAAGAGCTTAAAGAGGGTCGGAGAGCGTCTCATACCGCACCACAggttattagaaaaatatatagagtagctgaagttaaatatatatagaaatacaaaaaaaatataataataataaaacaatgatgaaactttcatttcattatttcagGTTCTATTTTCACACAAAGAGCCGCCGTTAGAACTGCTGGACACAGATGCGAAAGTAGGCGAAAATATAAGTTATGTCACATTCGGTAGGTAGACACAAACCGCtatgtactgttatttgatAGCATTTGAACTCGTAATAATGTAACTGGTATTTTACATTTCCATTCGCAGTGCTGTTCCCACGACACACGTGCGAGGCGGCGCGCGACAACACCATCGACCTCCTACACATGTTCCGCGACTACCTCCATTATCACATCAAGTGTTCGAAGGTACGGTAGTCTGCTGAATTCATACGTACTTACGGATAAGTCAAGAATATAGCGACAGACGTgacgtgtgtgtgcgtgtgcagGTGTACGTGCACTCGCGCATGCGCGCCAAGGCGGGCGAGCTGCTCAAGGTGCTGAACCGCGCGCGCCCCGCCTCCAGCGCGCGCCCCGCCGAGCGCAAGACCATCACGTACGTCATTGAATGATTTGTTGCCCCATTTGCCGCTCCGCCTTCGTCACTTTATTGGTCGATGTAGCTTTTGcagacattatttaaattatttcatatgtagtatttttttaagtaataaaagacAATATAAAGGTCGGAAATGTAATTCCGAATCTcatatgaattaatttgttaaatatgccCTCGAATGTGCTAATAATCTCCGACTAGTTGTGATTGAGCTTAATACTCGCGTTGCAGGGGGAGAACGTTCGTGAGACGAGATTGAGTGTTGCGCGTCGGCGGGACGTAGGCGCCAGCCAGCTGTTCCCTGCACGTAACGCGCCCACTCGGACCTCCCCGCCCACCGCAGTGTTCATCGCGACGCATTCATGAGATACAATGATCAAAACGTTAGTTCGATATCTGAAATAGTGTTAACCCTCTCATAGTAAATCGAAGTCATCGGTAATGTGGCGCTACAGAGAATTTATCCGCGTGGACGCGTTATCCATAACGAAAATCCGACAATGTGCGTATTTCCTATATTCACCGCGTAAGTAAGGGTGTATACATACGAGACtcatattaatttatcgtaTCCCATACAAATCGTCACAAAGTACTTATAATTGACGTTCACCTTTCGTTGCCGTTTTCTAAGAGATAATGAATTGCCAATTGTTATGCTCAAtgttcattatatatgtatgtatattattttgcgTTCGTTGAATGAAATGTGCACATTgtgacaaattatatttattattgtcgaTTCTCCAAACCTAACATAGCgaagtcaataaataatgttgCTGTAGTTCTTGTTGATAACAAAATTAtgctttattataaagatagTTCTATTTATAGTGGAAGCACTGCGACAGTCGTGACTTGGGTTCCTAATTCCTAACGTACTTGTACCCtgacaaatataaacatttatttagacCGTGTTGGCGTCCGTCGGAGCGATTTTAcattacgtaattttatttaccataaGTTACGCAATTAACGATTATCTTGTAGggcaatatgtattataaaatctagCCTATTGTAATTGTTTCGATTTACAAacttgtaaaaatgtaaatcacCCAGATGAGACAGGTATCATGCACAAACTTAAGAATtatcattgtttaattttaatacactcgtcttgtatttaatttcatagcTATGCAATACGAACAATAACTTGATGAAATATAAAGTGTATTATGTTTTTAGGTAGGTCccattcaattattaatatgtaagtgaaaatgtataaatatttctcaataCATTCTTCCATAGACGAGGTTGACTCGAAGATAAACTTTAATGgccttatttaaaaagaaaatggatTTAATTCGGTTGAGGAGCCGCTGCGGTTTCGATTGAATAGTGTCGCTAGTGTAGATCACGATACACCATGTATCAATTATTGTTAATGTGCAATTcgatcattaattatattccaatttgcatttattttatatcgattaaACTTTGATTTGTATTGTTTCCTACATGACATAGTAGGTACGAAAATGAAACAAAGTGATGATCGCATGAAGAAAACGATGCAGttataatatcgattttatatCATTCGCAAAAGATAAACCTCACCGACGGTACAGTAAATACGTTGATGTGTCCGATAGAGAAATCAGAGTTACAAAGTAAGAGAGTAACATGGAAAGTAATTTATTCAAAGATATTAGCGATATAAGTAAATAACGGAATGCGAAGTGTGGCGTATGTCGAGCCGTGGACTGAGAAATGTTTCGCTACAGGCCTTTGTCGGAACGTCGAAGGTAAAGATATTTATTCACTAAGTCA is drawn from Vanessa atalanta chromosome 16, ilVanAtal1.2, whole genome shotgun sequence and contains these coding sequences:
- the LOC125069703 gene encoding actin-related protein 2/3 complex subunit 2, with product MILLEINNRIIEETLSVKYKNALARLKPESIDVTLADFDGVLFHISNVNGDKTKVRVSISLKFYKQLEEHGADELLKRVYGPLLSEPESGYNVSILLDMENIPDDWEAIVKKVGLLKRNCFASVFERYFRLQEDGDVGHKRAVINYRQDETLYVEAQEDRVTVVFSTVFRHEDDIVIGKVFMQELKEGRRASHTAPQVLFSHKEPPLELLDTDAKVGENISYVTFVLFPRHTCEAARDNTIDLLHMFRDYLHYHIKCSKVYVHSRMRAKAGELLKVLNRARPASSARPAERKTITGRTFVRRD